One genomic window of Cellulophaga sp. Hel_I_12 includes the following:
- a CDS encoding DUF2752 domain-containing protein, producing MQLISLLFLRMDEYMLPCFSKQIFGLDCPGCGIQRSVSFILQGEFVAAFKMYPAIYSLLLLLGFLLFDNFYKIKNSNKIIITLTSITVILILTNYILKFF from the coding sequence ATGCAGTTAATATCACTATTATTTTTAAGGATGGATGAATACATGCTCCCCTGCTTTAGCAAGCAAATTTTTGGCTTAGATTGCCCCGGCTGCGGTATTCAACGTTCAGTTTCCTTCATACTTCAGGGAGAATTTGTAGCTGCTTTTAAAATGTACCCTGCCATTTATTCTTTACTATTATTACTAGGATTTTTACTATTTGATAATTTTTATAAAATAAAAAACAGCAATAAAATAATTATAACTTTGACTTCAATAACGGTCATCTTAATTTTAACCAATTATATTTTAAAATTTTTCTAA
- a CDS encoding Smr/MutS family protein — protein MSFDIGNRVEAMDDTITGVVEKINGKKITVLSDDGFLLVYDENDLIKIVKDRNLTVSNFEVAKIKAEKAIGKRKNLPVVKPKERTAPKMEVDLHIHQLVPSERGMSNSDMLNIQLDTAKRQLEFAIRKRIQKVVFIHGIGAGVLKEELQYLFGRYDNVKYYDADYQKYGLGATEVYIYQHINS, from the coding sequence ATGAGCTTTGATATTGGCAATAGGGTAGAGGCGATGGATGATACCATTACAGGTGTTGTTGAAAAAATTAATGGTAAAAAAATCACCGTTTTAAGTGATGATGGTTTTTTGTTAGTGTATGATGAAAATGATTTGATAAAAATCGTTAAAGACCGAAATCTTACAGTTTCTAATTTTGAAGTGGCAAAAATTAAAGCTGAAAAGGCCATAGGGAAACGTAAAAACCTCCCAGTTGTAAAGCCCAAAGAGCGTACGGCTCCAAAAATGGAAGTTGATTTACATATTCACCAATTAGTACCCTCCGAGCGAGGGATGTCTAATTCAGACATGTTAAATATTCAATTAGACACTGCTAAGCGTCAGTTAGAGTTTGCCATCCGGAAACGTATTCAAAAAGTAGTTTTTATTCACGGGATTGGGGCAGGTGTTCTCAAAGAAGAGTTACAGTATCTGTTTGGCAGGTATGATAATGTGAAGTATTATGATGCTGACTACCAAAAATACGGTTTGGGAGCTACAGAAGTCTATATTTATCAGCACATTAATTCGTAG
- a CDS encoding CCC motif membrane protein: MQQQPLPGASNALTYGILSIVLTLFCCGPFGAIFSFISLSNAKKAERMYADSTGQYAGIENVKTGKVLSYIGLALAAIYLLFSLLYFGVIVAFIVAAASEGGAY, translated from the coding sequence ATGCAACAACAACCCTTACCAGGCGCTAGTAACGCACTGACTTACGGAATTTTATCTATTGTATTGACCTTATTTTGTTGTGGTCCTTTTGGAGCCATATTCAGTTTTATAAGTTTGTCTAATGCAAAAAAAGCAGAACGTATGTATGCGGACAGTACGGGGCAATATGCCGGAATCGAAAATGTAAAAACAGGTAAAGTTTTGTCGTATATAGGGCTTGCCTTAGCAGCGATTTATCTACTTTTTTCCTTACTCTATTTTGGTGTCATAGTGGCCTTTATCGTTGCAGCGGCCTCTGAAGGAGGTGCTTATTAG
- a CDS encoding DUF6452 family protein — protein MKKIIFIVILIIIFIGINSCEKDDICVDGTTPLLVIRFYDNATDTETLKAPQNLRIKGQLEGVTYGAIIPNTAADSIQLPLKIDAISTTFSFTTNTTTDAVNDNEDVLTFDYSTTEVFVSRACGFIANYQNLSERLTTDSNNWIKRIEIVKDTIENQNAAHVKIFH, from the coding sequence ATGAAGAAAATTATATTTATAGTAATCCTTATCATTATTTTCATTGGGATTAACTCTTGTGAAAAAGATGATATCTGTGTGGATGGAACCACACCGTTATTGGTGATACGATTTTATGATAATGCGACGGATACGGAGACTTTAAAAGCACCTCAAAATCTAAGAATTAAAGGACAACTTGAAGGAGTTACTTACGGAGCAATTATCCCGAATACGGCTGCAGATTCTATTCAACTTCCGCTAAAGATTGATGCCATCAGCACTACATTTAGTTTCACCACAAATACGACCACTGATGCCGTGAACGATAATGAGGATGTCCTTACTTTTGATTATTCGACAACAGAGGTTTTTGTATCAAGAGCCTGCGGATTTATTGCTAATTACCAAAATTTATCAGAGCGCTTAACGACAGATTCGAATAATTGGATAAAAAGAATTGAAATTGTAAAAGATACTATTGAAAATCAAAATGCTGCCCATGTCAAAATATTCCATTAG
- the rlmD gene encoding 23S rRNA (uracil(1939)-C(5))-methyltransferase RlmD, with the protein MRKKSNRTVFEKVTVVDAGAKGKTIGKAPDGRVIFLNNAVPGDVVDVQTTKKRKAYFEGSAINFHSLSDKRVTPVCEHFGTCGGCKWQDMGYEHQLFYKQKEVENNLRRIGHLELPEISPILGSKKQYFYRNKMEFSFSDSRWLSLDEINSKKEITDRNALGFHIPGMWDKILDIKKCHLQEDPSNAIRLETKDFAIKNDLSFFNPRHQFGLLRTMMIRTASTGEIMVLIQFFENDTEKRELLLNHLAKTFPEITSLLYVVNQKQNDTIYDQHITCFAGRDHIFEEMEGLKFKINAKSFYQTNSQQAYELYKITRDFAGLTGEEVVYDLYTGTGTIAQFVAKKAKRVVGIESVPEAIADAKANAILNHIENTTFFAGDMKHIFNSEFIKQHGTPDIIITDPPRDGMHKDVVEQIIKIAAKKVVYVSCNSATQARDLEMLKEMYRITKTQAVDMFPQTHHVENVVLLERR; encoded by the coding sequence ATGCGTAAAAAAAGTAATAGAACAGTTTTTGAGAAGGTCACTGTAGTGGATGCAGGCGCTAAGGGAAAAACTATTGGAAAAGCTCCTGATGGGCGTGTAATTTTTTTAAACAATGCTGTACCTGGTGATGTTGTAGATGTACAAACCACCAAAAAGCGCAAAGCCTATTTTGAAGGTAGCGCTATTAATTTTCACAGCTTATCCGACAAAAGAGTAACACCTGTCTGCGAGCATTTTGGAACTTGTGGGGGTTGTAAATGGCAAGACATGGGCTATGAACATCAACTGTTTTACAAACAAAAAGAAGTTGAAAACAATTTACGAAGAATTGGTCATCTTGAACTACCTGAAATAAGTCCAATTTTAGGCTCAAAAAAGCAGTATTTCTATAGAAATAAAATGGAATTCTCGTTTTCTGATAGTCGTTGGTTGTCCTTGGATGAAATAAATTCTAAAAAAGAAATTACAGATAGAAATGCGCTAGGCTTTCACATTCCGGGAATGTGGGATAAAATTTTAGATATTAAAAAATGCCATTTGCAAGAAGATCCATCAAATGCCATCCGCTTAGAGACTAAAGATTTCGCCATAAAAAATGACTTGTCGTTTTTTAACCCTAGACATCAATTTGGCTTATTACGCACCATGATGATTAGGACGGCATCAACGGGAGAAATCATGGTATTGATTCAGTTTTTTGAAAATGATACGGAAAAAAGAGAATTGCTTTTAAATCATTTAGCCAAAACGTTTCCAGAAATTACCTCCTTATTATATGTAGTAAATCAAAAACAGAACGATACCATTTATGATCAACATATCACTTGTTTTGCAGGAAGAGATCATATTTTTGAAGAAATGGAAGGCTTAAAGTTTAAAATCAACGCAAAATCATTCTATCAAACGAACTCTCAACAAGCTTACGAACTCTATAAGATTACTAGAGATTTCGCCGGTTTAACAGGAGAAGAAGTTGTGTATGATTTATATACCGGCACAGGTACCATAGCACAATTTGTCGCTAAAAAAGCCAAAAGAGTCGTCGGTATTGAATCTGTACCTGAAGCGATCGCAGATGCAAAAGCCAATGCCATTTTAAATCATATTGAGAACACTACTTTTTTTGCTGGTGATATGAAACATATTTTCAATTCAGAATTCATAAAGCAACATGGCACACCAGACATTATCATAACAGATCCACCACGTGATGGTATGCATAAGGATGTCGTAGAACAAATCATTAAAATAGCGGCTAAAAAAGTGGTTTATGTAAGTTGTAATAGCGCTACACAGGCTCGTGACCTTGAAATGCTGAAAGAAATGTACAGGATAACAAAAACACAAGCTGTTGATATGTTTCCGCAAACACATCATGTTGAAAATGTTGTACTTTTGGAAAGGCGATAG
- the rocD gene encoding ornithine--oxo-acid transaminase gives MSVLEKISSKDAIALEEKHGAHNYHPLPVVLSKGEGVHVWDAEGKKYYDFLSAYSAVNQGHCHPKIVDAMVLQAKTLSLTSRAFYNDVLGKYEKYATETFGFDKLLPMNTGAEAVETALKICRKWAYEKKGIAENSAQIIVCENNFHGRTTTIISFSNDAVARKNFGPYTEGFIRIEYDNVVALEKTLRENENVAGFLVEPIQGEAGVYVPSDNYLKEAKALCEKYNVLFIADEVQTGIARTGRLLATCGNCSCPDKHCSGIPEVKPDILILGKALSGGAYPVSAVLANNAIMDVIRPGNHGSTFGGNPIAAVVAIAALEVVKDEQLAQNAFELGELFRAELNAFIPTCSLVNAVRGKGLLNAILINDTEESSTAWDICMALKENGLLAKPTHGNIIRFAPPLVMTKDQLLDCVRIIKTTLEAFEKQK, from the coding sequence ATGTCAGTTTTAGAGAAAATTAGTTCTAAAGATGCGATTGCATTAGAAGAAAAGCACGGAGCTCATAATTACCATCCGTTGCCTGTAGTATTAAGTAAAGGAGAAGGTGTTCATGTATGGGATGCTGAGGGAAAAAAGTATTACGACTTTTTATCGGCCTATTCCGCCGTAAATCAAGGTCATTGCCATCCAAAAATTGTGGATGCTATGGTATTACAAGCAAAAACGCTTTCACTCACTTCCAGAGCATTTTACAATGATGTGTTAGGAAAGTACGAGAAATATGCCACCGAAACCTTTGGATTCGATAAGTTGTTACCCATGAACACAGGTGCTGAAGCCGTAGAAACAGCTTTAAAGATTTGCCGTAAATGGGCCTACGAAAAAAAGGGAATTGCAGAAAATAGCGCACAAATCATTGTTTGTGAAAATAATTTTCATGGGAGAACAACGACCATCATTTCTTTTTCGAATGACGCCGTTGCTCGTAAAAATTTTGGACCCTATACAGAGGGCTTTATTAGAATTGAATACGACAACGTAGTTGCCTTAGAAAAAACCTTGCGAGAGAATGAAAATGTTGCAGGTTTCTTGGTAGAGCCTATTCAAGGAGAAGCAGGGGTTTACGTGCCTTCCGATAATTATTTAAAGGAAGCAAAGGCCTTGTGCGAAAAATATAATGTGTTATTTATTGCTGATGAAGTACAAACGGGAATTGCAAGAACAGGTCGCTTATTAGCTACATGTGGTAATTGTAGTTGTCCAGACAAACACTGCAGTGGAATACCAGAGGTAAAACCTGATATTTTAATTTTGGGTAAAGCCCTTTCGGGAGGTGCCTATCCTGTATCTGCGGTATTAGCGAACAATGCCATTATGGATGTGATTAGACCTGGAAATCATGGTAGTACTTTTGGTGGAAACCCTATTGCGGCTGTGGTGGCTATTGCAGCTTTAGAAGTCGTAAAAGATGAGCAACTAGCCCAAAATGCCTTCGAATTAGGGGAATTATTCAGAGCAGAATTAAATGCATTTATTCCTACCTGTAGCCTAGTCAATGCTGTTCGTGGAAAAGGACTTTTGAATGCTATTCTTATCAATGATACAGAAGAGAGCTCAACGGCATGGGATATTTGTATGGCCTTAAAAGAAAACGGTTTGTTAGCCAAACCAACGCATGGAAATATCATACGTTTTGCACCACCACTAGTCATGACTAAAGATCAGTTGTTAGATTGTGTGCGCATCATAAAAACTACCTTAGAGGCGTTTGAAAAACAAAAGTAA
- a CDS encoding DUF6048 family protein yields the protein MSKYSISICLFLMVSFVWSQSKPIDLQPKDTVPKTQKYGLRVGVDLSKIVLSTLDEDYTGLELVGDYRLKQNLFAAAELGNEELTKQEDVYNFTTSGSYLKLGVDYNVYENWFGMNNLIHVGGRYAFSTFSNTLNNYQVFSTNRYFENEQFAFGSDIAEEFSGLNASWIEAVIGTKVELFSNIYLGASVRLGLLITNKEDDRFPNLWIPGFNKVTDNSKFGASYNYSLSYFIPLYKKKKEAKNTKKENEKTPPKE from the coding sequence ATGTCAAAATATTCCATTAGTATTTGTCTTTTTTTAATGGTTTCTTTCGTTTGGTCACAAAGTAAACCTATAGATCTACAACCCAAAGATACGGTACCAAAAACACAAAAATACGGACTCAGAGTTGGGGTTGATTTAAGTAAAATAGTACTTTCAACTTTAGATGAAGACTATACTGGACTAGAATTAGTCGGTGACTACAGACTCAAACAAAATTTATTTGCAGCAGCAGAATTAGGAAATGAAGAACTAACAAAACAAGAAGATGTATACAATTTCACTACCTCTGGTAGTTACCTTAAATTGGGTGTTGACTACAATGTATATGAAAATTGGTTTGGTATGAATAATTTAATTCATGTTGGTGGTCGATATGCTTTTAGTACGTTTAGCAATACCTTAAATAATTATCAAGTTTTTAGCACCAACAGATATTTCGAAAACGAACAATTCGCATTTGGTTCTGATATTGCTGAAGAATTTAGTGGTTTAAATGCTTCTTGGATCGAGGCTGTTATTGGCACTAAAGTGGAGTTATTTTCTAATATATACTTAGGAGCAAGTGTTCGGCTAGGGCTATTAATTACCAATAAGGAAGATGATCGTTTTCCTAACCTCTGGATTCCAGGCTTCAATAAAGTAACCGATAACAGTAAGTTTGGCGCTAGTTATAACTATTCCTTAAGTTATTTTATTCCGCTTTACAAGAAGAAAAAAGAGGCTAAAAATACCAAAAAAGAGAACGAAAAAACACCTCCTAAAGAATAG
- a CDS encoding CCC motif membrane protein translates to MEQQKLPNATMIIVLSIVGYLCCCLAGLGIIPSAIALVMANKAQKLNNENPELYDNYSTIKTGRIVAIIAVALNVIMIVRWIYVVATGGFDSFQEQYDEMMRQIEAAQ, encoded by the coding sequence ATGGAACAACAAAAATTACCAAATGCAACAATGATCATCGTACTAAGTATCGTTGGTTATCTATGCTGCTGTTTAGCAGGTTTGGGTATTATCCCCTCTGCTATCGCTTTAGTAATGGCAAATAAAGCACAAAAACTAAACAATGAAAATCCAGAACTATACGATAATTATAGTACCATTAAAACAGGTAGAATTGTCGCAATTATAGCGGTAGCCTTAAATGTTATCATGATTGTTCGTTGGATTTATGTAGTAGCCACAGGAGGTTTCGATTCTTTCCAAGAGCAGTATGACGAAATGATGAGGCAGATCGAAGCAGCCCAATAA